The segment ACGAAGCTCTTCTCCGGCGTCACGTCCGCGGCCGGGACACCAGCGATCTCGTCCACGATCTCGCCGAGGCCTTTCAGGATCTCCTGCTCTGGGAGGGCCATTGAAGTACTACTCCTTCTGTTGCCTGTCACGGAACTTCTATTACCTGCGCCGCGTAGCTGAGCCCAGCGCCGAACCCCAGGGTGAGCACAGTGCTTCCCGAGGCCAGCTCGCCCCGGCCGATCATGCGCCCCAACGCGAGCGGGATCGACGCGGACGAGGTGTTGCCAGCGGTGACAATATCGCGGCCGATCAACGCCTGTGGCGCCCCCAGCTTCCTCGCGATGCCTTCGACGATACGCAGGTTCGCCTGGTGCGGGACAAAGGCGTCCAGCTCGGTGGGCGCGACGCCCGCCCGGTCCAGCGCCTCCAGTGCGACCTCGTAGAGCTCGGTCGTGGCCCAGCGGAACACCGCCTGGCCTTCCTGCTGGAGGTAGAGATTGTCACGGAGGATGATCTTGTCCGCGCGCTCACCGGAACTCCCCCACACCACGGGGCCGATGCCCGGGGTGTCCGAGGGGGCGACCACGGCCGCGCCGGCACCGTCGGCGAAGATCACGCACGTCGTGCGGTCGTCCCAGTCCACGTAGTCCGACAGCTTCTCCGAGCCGATGACCAGCGCGTTGCGGGCGGTGCCGGCGCGAACCGCGTCGTTGGCGACCGCCATCGCGTAGCAGAACCCCGCACAGGCGGCGTTCACGTCGAACGCGCCGGGAGCCTTGATTCCCATTCGGGCGGCGGTCTGCGCCGCGGCGTTGGGGATCTGCCCGGGCATCGTGCATGTGGCCACAATCACCATGTCGATGTCGTCCGGGGACAGTCCGCTGGCGGCCAGCGCCTTGCCACCGGCCGTCACCCCCATGTCCACGACACCCTCGTCCGGCCCCGCGATCCGACGCTCGGCGATGCCCACGCGACTGCGGATCCACTCGTCGTTGGTGTCGAGACGGGCCGCGAGGTCGTCGTTGGTCACCACCGTGTCCGGCTGGTACTCGCCGAACGCGAGTACACGAGCACCCGGCACCGCAGGTGAGGATTTCATGGTCAGAGGCCTTCCGAGCTGGATGAGGGGGAACCGGCGTGCTCCTTGATGAGCTCGCGGGCACGGTCGAGGTCCTCGGGGGTCTTCAGCGCGAGCAGTTCCACTCCCCGCAGGGCGCGCTTGGCCAAGCCGACCAGAGTCCCCGCGGGCGGGAGCTCGATGATCGCCGTCACGCCCAGGTCGCTCAGCGTCTCGGTGCACAGGTCCCAGCGCACCGGCGAGCTCACCTGAGCGACGAGCCGGTTGAGGTAGTCGCGGCCCGACCGGACGACCGCGCCGTCGGCGTTGGACAGCAGACGGGTCCGGGGATCGCCCGGGAGCACGCCCGCGGCCAAGGCGCCCAAACGCTCCACGGCGGGCGTCATGTGCTGCGTGTGGAAGGCCCCGGCCACCGACAGGGAACGCAGGCGGGCGCGGGCCGGCGGCGCGTCGGCGAGGGCCTGAAGCTGCTCCACCGTGCCGGCGGCGACGATCTGTCCGGAACCGTTGTCGTTGGCGGGGGTCAGGCCGTGCGTCGCGAGCGCCTCCAGGACCTCCGCGCGGTCGCCGCCGAGGACCGCGGTCATCCCGGTCGGTGTCGTCGCCGAGGCCTCGGCCATGCCACGGCCGCGTTCCCTGACCAGGACGAGTGCGGCCTCCGGGCTCAGCACGCCGGTGAAGGCGGCGGCCGTGAACTCGCCCACGCTGTGGCCCGCGACCGCGTCAGCGGTGTCACCGAGCTGTTCGGCGGCGAGGAGCCCGGCACTCACGAGAAGCGGCTGGGCGACCGCGGTGTCGCGGATCTCGTCCGCGTCGGCCGTGGTGCCGTAGCGCCGCAGATCGAGGTCCGCCACGGCGGACCAGTACTCAACCCGGTCAGCGACACCGGGGAGCTCGAGCCATGGAGACAGGAAACCTGGGGTTTGGGCGCCTTGGCCCGGAGCGACTATGACAAGCACACCTCCAAGACTGCCCTGTGGTGACACGCCAGCCCGATGCCGTGGCGCACGAAGTTAGGCGGCGTGACTCTGTTGGGTCCCTACAAAACCGAGGATGAACGGGCCGTCCCTGGTGCGGTCGGTCACATACCGCCCCGTAGGTCACTGGTGGTCGTTCAGTGGTGCCACTCTGGAACAGTGAGTACCGAGCCGACCAGCGATGACCTGGAGACGATCAGGGCGGAGACCGCCAAGCGTTTCGAGCGTGCGATGGGGGAGCTCAGCACCGCCGCCGTCGCGCTGATGGAGGAACGCCTCTCCTGGTTCCGCGGCATGGACGCGGAGGATCGCTCCTGGGTGGGTCTGATCGCCCAGTCCGGTGTGGCGGCCTTCGTCGACTGGTTCAAGAACCCCGGGCGGACCCGCCCACCCATCACCGCCGAGGTGTACGGCATGGCGCCGCGCGAGCTGACGCGGTCGGTGACCCTGCAGCACACGGTGGAGATGATCCGGATCGTCATCGACGTAGCCGAGACCCGGGTCCCCGAGCTCGCCGCGCCCGGCGGTGAGGCACAGCTCCGTGAGGGGATACTGCGCTACAGCCGGGAGCTGGCGTTCAGCACCGCCAAGGTCTACGCCCGGGCCGCCGAGGCGCGCGGAGCCTGGGACGCCCGGCTGGAGGCCCTCGTCGTCGACGCCCTGTTGCACGGCGACCGGGAGGAGGGGCTGGAGACCTGGAGCGCCGCGCTGGGCTGGAAACGCTCCCCGGTCATCGCGCTCGCCGGCCAGCTCTCCGAGGCCGACACCTCCGTGGTCGACGAGATCCGTGGGCTGGCTCGCAACCAGGGCCACGACGTCATCGCCGGCGTGCAGGGCGACCGGCTGATCGTCGTGCTCGGCATCAACCGGGGGCAGCGTGACGACGACACGATGGCCGCCGAGCACGCCTTCACCGCGGCCGCCGAACTCGCCGAGCTCTACACCTCCGGCCCCGTCGTCGTGGGCGCGGCGACACCGGACCTGCGCAGCGCCAGCGCCTCGGTACGCGCGGCGGTCAGCGGCCTGCGCGCGGCCCCCGCCTGGCCCCACGCGCCGCGCCCGGTCGGAGCCGAGGAGCTCCTCCCGGAACGCGCCCTCGACGGCGACGACGCGGCTCGAGAACAGCTCTACACCGACGTCTACCAGCCGCTGCAACGGGCCTCCTCGCCACTGTTGGACACCCTGGCCGTGTACCTGGAACACGGGGGGTCGCTGGAGGCCGCCGCCCGCACGCTGTTCGTCCACTCCAACACGGTCCGTTACCGTTTGGGGCGTGTAGCGGAACTCACCGGACGCACGCCGACCAACGGTCGCGGCGCCTTCGCGCTCCGCGTCGCCGTCGCCCTGGGGCGACTGCGGGAACGCGACAACGGGAACTGACACGCCCGGCGGAATGCCGTTGTGTCGGCGGCTCGGCGACTCTACGCTCACGGACGCCGACCCCTGACTCGACGCACCTCCCGACCCCGCCGGTGGCGCGAGCCGGTGCCCCGCTGTCGGACACATCGGGTTTTGGCGGGACGGGTGGGGATCCGTCGGTCACGGGGGACACTTTCGTCGGCGCGAGCGACTAGGATCGGTGATACGGGCGATGAGCAGGGTTTACGGGGGGAAACTGTGGATCTGAAGCGTCGGTGGACAGCCGTACTGGACCCGGTTCGGGCTCCCACGATGAGCGGCTATCTCTCCCGCCAGGTGCTGATCTTCCTCATCGCTCCGATCCCCGTCTCCGTGGCCGTCATGCTCATCGTCGGGCCGCACTGGTCCGCCTCCGCGTGGATGGTGCTCACCGGGGCCATCGCCGGAGTCGCGTCGCTACTGCTCGGTCTGAGCATCCAACCCTCGCCGCTCCCACCGGGCCTGCGCCCCGACGCGTCCGCGCGGCGTTCGCTGCTGCGATTCCGCCAGATCACCCACCTGCGGCTCGCCCTGCCCATGGCGGCCATCGGACTGGGCGCTGGTGCCGCGATCCTGAGCGGTGGCCTCAGTCCGTTCGTGCTTGCCCTCTGCCTGGCATGGCCCCAGGTCGGCCTCGCCTGGCCCAGCTTTCACGCGGTGGCCAAGGCGCGCCGCGGCATGGAGGCCTGGGGAACCCGCGCCTACCTCTGGGCCGGTCTCGCCCAACCCGCGCCCGGTGTCACCCCCCGCCCCGCTCCACCGAAGGCGACCGCTCCCAGCCCCACTCCGCGGCCCGAGCCCATCGAGACCCCGGCTCCCGACGAGGAGACCCCCACCAAGGTGTCGCTCTCGTCCGAACACACCAACAAGCGGCCCATCGCCCGCCAAGCCGTCCGCCGTGCCCGCCGGGCCCGCACCAGCCGCGTGTCCGTCAGACCCTGAGACCCCGGCGCCCTGTCGAGCCCTCCGCCAAAGGCGGGGGGCTCTCTTCGTGTTCGACGGCGAGTCTCCCGGGTGGGGATCTAGGGTTGTGCGCCACGTGGGAGGAACCGGTGCGCCAGAGGTTCCTCCCACGTGAGGTGATCCCGCACTAGGGATGCGCGGGACCACGTGGTGCGGGAGGCCCACAACGGGGCACAGGCGGTGTGGGCCTCCCTCCCCGGCACGCCTTCCGGCCCGCGGGGTGTGTGGTGAGGAGGCCCGACGCCAGCGATGCGGCGAGCCTCCTCCGCCGCTGCGGGTGGATGCGAGCAGGACCGCAGCGGCCATGGGAGGCTCCGTCCCCCTCGACTGGGAGCCTCCCGGTGCTGCCGCGCATGGCGGCAGCGGTTACGGGTCGGCCGGGAGGGGGTGCCGGGCGAACGGGAAGCATTACACACGTGACTGCTTGATCACAAGTCGTGATGATTGACGGGTGACGGTGGGCCGGGATGTGGCGACGCGCGACCCACTGCCACTGGAGCATCGGCCGAACGAGGACACCAACCGGCCGCCCCATCGTGGTCGGGTGAAGCGACCACACGGCCATAACATAACCCCAGGTCACCGAACCCGAGGGAGACACGCCGTACGCCACTGGCAGGAGGTCGGAGCCACGACGTGACCCGGTGATCCACGGTGCTTCGGGGGTCAACCGACCCGACACCGGGGTGCCATCGCCGGCGTGGTCGTGACGGCCTCGGCCCATCGACCGCGACGCGTAGGCCGCGTTCGCACATCCGCTCCCTGGGGCGGTGGCGGCCACGGCGACCGCCCCGGCGGGCGGCTCGCCGGTCCCATGGTGGTGTCGATGCGTCCGGTCCCCGCCGACCAGGTGGCCGACGCGGTGCGGGTCACCGCCCGCTACCCCGCCGTGCACGGAGCGCCGGTCCACGTGGGCGACCCCGAGGCCCTGGGGATCGCCGACCTGTCCCGCCCCGATTTCGGTGATTCCCCGGACCTGCGACCGGGCGAGGTTCCGGTCTTCTGGGCCTGCGGTGTGACGCCACAAGCCGCCGTGATGGCCTCCGCCCCGGCGTTCGCCATCGGACACGCCCCCGGGCACATGGCCGTCACCGACGCGAGGGACCACGCGTTCCAGGTGCCCTGACGCCGCCACACCGTCACTCCGCACCTACGAGGGCCACGACACCCATCCGGTTGATGTGCCGGATCGGGGGCGGAGTTGGGGGTGCCTTTCCGCGCCACGGGTCGGGCGTCCCGCCGTGCACGGGGCGGGCTGGCACTTCCTCGGTCCGCGACGCGCGACGACGTGTTCGGTTCGAGGCTCCGGCCCACGCCGCCGCCGCTGCGGACGGGATCAGAAATGGACCGAGTCCCGCCACCACTCCATGACGGAGAGATCGCCGGACACCATGAGCTCCGGGGAGTCCGACCGGTTCCACAGTGCGAGGTAGACCGTCTCCGCGTCGCCCGTCACGCCGCACTGTGCGTTCCCGTCCTCCGCGTCCGTACCGGCGGAGACGGTGAACGCCGTGGGGCTCGCGTGGAGGAACCACCGGCCGTTGGTGTCGTGCGTGTGCACGGCGAGTGACCTCTCCCGAGCGCTGAGCGCGGATGGATCACCCCCGCGGCGTGCGACGAGTCGGGGGAGGAGCACGGTGAGCAGCTCGTCGACTCCGTCGGACGCCAGCTCGGGTGTGAGCGCGTCGTGCGTGACGGCCCGCGCCGCTCGATCGGCGTCGACACTGTGGATCACCGTCTCGTGCGCCTGTCGGCGGGCCCAGAACGCCAACGGATCGGCGGTCGGAGTGAAGGTCCAGCATGGTTTTCCCGCCGGCGCGGCGACCAACACTCTGTGCAGTGCGTCGAGTCCGTCCGCGAACCAGTCCACGAGCGCGTCGTCGTGGGGGACGGGGTCACGGGCCAGGGCCTCGGCCCGGGGAACCTGGTGGGCGTCCACCGCCGCGACGTTGGCCGCGGCCCATCGGTGGACCTCGCCGACATGGTGGATCAGGTCGCGAACCCGCCACCCGGGGCACGTGGGAACGTCGGCATCGAGGCCCGCCCGGACCGCGGAGGAGCCCAGGACGTCGCCCGCGCGCCGGAGGTGTTCCAGATGGGACTCGGTGTCCACGTGCGTGTCCTCGTCTCGTCATCGGACCAGTCGTCGGACCAATGGTCGAGGCAGGGGGAGATGTGGGGGAACGGGGCAGCGCTGGCCGGGGAGTGCGGATCCCCTGTCGCGGTGTTACCTTCTACCCTCTGCCACTGACCAGAGACCATCGCCCGCCCGGATGTGGGCTGGGCCGTACCGTTGACCGGCTACGACTGACACCTCTGCTCAAAGTGTGGTTGGCGGATAGACGGATCTACCGGTTACCAACTACCTCATACGGCCAACACTTCGGTGCGCGGCCCCGTTCCTGTCTGTGTTCAGTCGAGGGTGGCGAGCTCGGTCTGGTTCGCCTTGTTGATCGCCTGCTTGACGCGCTGGGCGAACTCGCCGATCCGGTCCGTCTCGTCCCACTGGTCGCGGCGGGGCACGCCGTAGTCGGTGACCTCGACCACGTCGTAGCCCAGCAGTTCGATCTCCTCGACCTTCAGTCCCTTCTCGCTGAAGCTCTCGTTCTTCCGCTCCACCTTGCGCACGGTGCGGTAGGAACGCCATCCGTCGCCGGTCTCCACGATCCCGACGTCGTCGGCCCGTGTGGGCACGGCCCGGGCGGCGGCCTCGAGCTTGGGGATGATGTCGTCCTTGAGCACCAGCAACTCCGGGATGGACAGGGTGCGCACCCGCCCCTCGAGGTCCTCGATCTCCGCGCGGGCACGCTGGTTCGTCCGTGAGATGCGCAGGGCGAGGTCCTCGTCCTCGGCCAGGATCGCGGCGATGCGCTCGCGGCACTCCTCCACCGTGTACTCACGGTGTGTCTGCTTGTGGGTACCGGGCTCGGGGACGTAGGCGTCGGGGCCTTCCAGCGCCTGCGTCCGGAAGCTTCGCTGTTCCCGGCCGGCCAGGGCGAGGCGGTTGGTCCAGCTCGCCAGGTCGGACGCGAGCTTCTTGCGGCGGTTGAAGGCATCCCCGAGCGTCATCGTCATAGTCGAGGACCCTAACCGGGGGCGCGGACGTCCGACAATCGGATTTGCCGGCTTTGACCGTCGGGATGTCCGACTATGCGGTGACATCCCGACGGCTAGGTCGGGGGCGGGCTCCCCCACCCGGCTAGAGGATCGCGCCCGGAGTGTAGGTCGCGGCGTTCGGATGGTCGGCGACGACCGCCTCAACCTGGCGCATCACGGAGGCCACCTGCTCGGCGGCGGCTCCGGTGAAGGACATGTCGTCGGCGAGCAGTGCCTCCAGGGCGGACCTGTCGAGCGGGATCCGGGAGTCGGCGGCGATACGGTCCAGCAGGTCGTTCTCGCCGCTGCCCTCCTCGCGCAGGGCCAGGGCCGCCGCGACCGCGCTCTCCTTGATCGCCTCGTGGGCGGTCTCGCGGCCCACGCCGGCGCGCACCGCCGCCATGAGGATCTTGGTGGTGGCGAGGAAGGGGAGGTAGTGGTCCAGCTCCCGCTGTACGACGGCGGGGAAGGCGCCGAAGTCGTCCAGCACGGTGAGGAAGGTCTCCAGCAGGCCGTCCAGGGCGAAGAACGCGTCTGGGAGCGCCACCCGCCGCACCACCGAGCACGAGACGTCGCCCTCGTTCCACTGCGCACCCGACAGCTCACCGGTCATGGCGGCGTAGCCCCGCAGCACCACCATCAGCCCGTTCACACGCTCGCACGACCGCGTGTTCATCTTGTGCGGCATGGCACTGGAGCCGACCTGCCCAGGGCGGAAGCCCTCGGTCACCAGGTCGTGTCCGGCCATGAGTCGGATCGTCATCGCCAGACTGGACGGCGCGGCGGCGAGCTGCACGAGCGCGGTGAGCACGTCGTGGTCGAGGGAGCGGGGGTACACCTGACCGACGCTGGTCAGCACGTGCTGGAATCCGAGGTGGGTGGCCAGGCGGCGCTCGAGCTCGGCGAGCTGACCGGCGTCGCCGTCCAACAGGTCCAGCATGTCCTGGGCGGTGCCCACCGGGCCCTTGATCCCGCGCAGCGGGTAGCGCGCCATGAGTTCCGCCAGTCGCGTGTAGGCGATGAGGAGCTCGTCGGCCGCGGTCGCGAACCGCTTGCCCAGGGTGGTCGCCTGCGCCGCCACATTGTGGGAACGTCCGGGCAGGACCAGCGTCGTGTGCTCGCCGGCCAGCCGTGCCAACCGGGCCAGGACCGCGACGATACGGTCACGCAGCAGCTCGAGACTGTCCCGGATCTGTAGCTGTTCGACGTTCTCGGTCAGGTCCCGGGAGGTCAGTCCCTTGTGGATCTGCTCGTGCCCCGCCAGAGCGTTGAACTCCTCGATCCGCGCCTTGACGTCGTGGCGGGTCACCCGCTCGCGTTCGGCGATCGAGCCCAGGTCGACCTGGTCGATGACTCGTTCGTAGTCGGCGATCGCGTCACTGGGGACGGGAACACCGAGGTCGGCCTGGGCGCGGAGGACGGCGATCCACAGTTGGCGCTCCAGGACGATCTTGTGTGCGGGGGACCACAACTGTGCCAGCTCGGCGGAGGCATAGCGGGTGGCGAGGACGTCGGGAATGAGTGGCGCGGATGTCACGTCGACCCAGCGTAGTCGCCCTGCCCCCCGCACCGCCGCCCGGGGCGCGGGACAGCGTGGCCGATTCCGGCGCCCCGCCGCGGCCACGCCACCGCGAACCGGGTTCGGGCCGAGGACGCGTGGGACGCCCAATCCTGGCGTACCGGTCGTCCCCGCGTCGTCGCGGCCACCCGTCCCGATCGTTGTGCGGTCCGTCACTGGCGAGGAGGGGCCATGGAGTGTCCCGGAGCCCGGGACGCGTGAAACCACCGTGGCCAACGCGTTTCGCCCCGGTTCGCGCCGCCGTCGTCTGACCCCCGTCTCCCGCGTTCCGGGCACCGAACGGCGGGAAGTTTGGGCATCCTGAACGTTGTTCGGTCTGATGTGTGTGCCTCGTGCGCGAGGCCGGACACGACGCCCCTCACGCAGTCCGGTAGTCATCACTCGGGGAGGAACCCGTGCCCGACCGTCCAGTAGAGATCGCCATCGCCACGGCGGCCAAGGCGCGCGGCAGCGACGAGGACGAGCCCCTGCTGATCACGGCCCTGGAGTCCGCCGGCCTGCGCGCGCGTCCCGTGGTCTGGGACGACGCGACCACCGACTGGTCGGCGTTCGGGTCCGTCGTCGTCCGCAGCACCTGGGACTACCCGCTGCGCCGCCGGGAGTTCCTCGCCTGGGCCGACCGGGTGGGGTCCGACCGGCTCCGCAACGGCGCCGAGGTGCTGTGGTGGAACACCGACAAGGTGTACCTGCGGGCGCTCGCGCGGCACGGGGTCGCCATCGTCCCCACCACCTGGATCGCCCCGGACGCTGCGGAGGTGCCCCTCCCGGACTCGGGGGAGTACGTGGTCAAGCCGTCGGTCTCGGCCGGCAGTCGCGACACCGCGCGCTACGTCGCCGGCCGGGACACGGGCGCGCTCGAGCACGTGCGCCGGATCCAGCGGTCCGGCCGCTACGTCATGGTGCAGCCCTACGTCGCGAGCGTGGACGCCACCGGTGAGACCGCCCTGGTCTACCTCGACGGCACCTTCAGCCACGCGGTGCGTAAGGCGCCACTGTTGCCCCCGGTCGGGCACGCCACCATCGAGGGCCTCTTCGCACCCGAGAAGATCACCCCGCAGGAGCCGACGGCGTCCCAGCGCGCCGCCGCCGACCACGTCGTCGCCGTGGCGCACCGCTTCCTCGGTGACCTTCTCTACGCGCGCGTGGACCTCGTGGACGGCCCCGACGGCACCCCGCTCCTCCTGGAGCTCGAACTCTCCGAGCCGTCCCTCTTCCTCACCCACGCCCCCGGATCCGCCGACCGTCTGGCCGCGGCGATCGCGACCAGGACTCCCTAGGCGCGACCGTCGCAGGGACTGGCCGCGGTTCCCCTGCTGGACCAGGCACCGGCGTCCTAGACGTGGAACGGCACCGTGGTCACCACGATCTTGGGAAGAGGACGCAGCGCTCTCGCCAACCGTACGGCGGTCCGTCCGTGGAGGAACCGGTAGCGCCACTGTCGCACCACGATCTCCGGCAGGATGATCGTCACGGTGAGGTCGGGGTGCTGTTCGTGCAGCGCCTCGATGTAGTGGACCAGCGGCGCGACCACGGCCCGGTAGGGGGACTCCAGGACCTCCAGCGGCAGGTGGTCGCCCCACTGGGTCCAGTAGTCACAGAAGCGACGGGCCTCCTCCTCGCTCGGGCTGACGTGCAGCGCGAGAACGGGCTGTCGCAGAGAGGCCGCATAGGCCAGTGCCCGCATGCTGGCCAGGTTCATCGACTCGACCAGGACCACGGACAGGTGATGGATCTCCTCCGGGGTCTCCTCGCCCTCGGTGAGCTCGTCCGTCCTCCGGTCGGTTGGGACCTGTTCGGCGGGACTCTGGTCCACGGGGACCGTGTTCACGCGGGGAGCGCGGATGGGACCACCTCCCGCCCATGGAGTTGCAGTCTCTCCCGGCCGATTCTGGATCGCCGCCTCCCGCACTGGTGGCCGGCGAACGTCGGCGAAAGGATATGTCCGAGCTGTTCGGACGGCGTGCCGGTCGGTGCGGCCGCCGCGCTCCGTCGGCGGAGGAGCGACGAGGAGTGACCCACGGCTACGGCGGGGGTGCCGGGAGGTCGATCGTGGCCAACCGACGGGGGTCCCGTATCGACAGGATCTCCACGATTCGATCGTCGATCACGGTGCAGGCCAGCACGCCGAGCGGGGCGCCGGACCCGTCCCACGCGGCGATCCCGGGCCGTCCGTTGACCAGGACGCGGCGCGTGCCCGTGGCCAGATGTGCCGCGCCGCGCAGTGCGGCGCTGGCCACCTCGGTCGCGCCGAGTGTGACGACGACACCGTCCGGGGTGTGCGTGCGCCACGCGGCGTCGGGAGCGAGTACGACCAGCAGTCGGTCGAAATCCCCGTCCCTCGTCGCGGCGAGGAACGCGTCGACCACCGTGCGCTGTCGGCGCCGCTCCTCGACGGGGGCCTGCGCGCCCCGCACCTTGCGGCGGGCGCGGCTCGCCATCATCTTCGTGGCGCCGGTGGACCGGCCGACGATCGTGGCGACCTCGTCGAACGGCACCAGGAACATGTCGTGCAGGACGAACACCACGCGTTCGACGGGACTGAGCGTGTCGAGGACCAGGAGGAGCGCCGTCCCGACCGACTCGGCCAGCAGGGCGTCCTCCTCCGGAGGCCCACCGGGGTCCTCGGTGACCGACAGCTCCGGTGGCTCCGCGTCATAGGAGGACTCCGGGCGGGACCGGCGCGAGCGCAGCACGTCGACGCAGACCCGGCCCACAACGGTGTGCAGCCACCCGCCCAGGTTGTCGATCGTGCTCGGGTCCTGACGCGCCAACCGCAGCCACGCCTCCTGCACCGCGTCCTCCGCGTCCGCGCGCGAACCGAGGATCCGCGCGGCCATGGCCGTCAGTCCTCCGCGTCGCGCCTCGAAGGACCGTGCCAACGCGTCCTCCGGAGATGATCCGCTCATGCCGTTACCTTCCGCTGGCGAGTTCCGTCATGGGTGATGACGAGTCCCACGGGACTGAGGTAACCGATGGAGGTACTCCGATGCACGCGCGCATGACCCACCCACTCACGGTCCTTCCCGAGGCGATGACCGCGATCCAGCAGGCGAACAAGGCGGTCTCCGGTGCCGGAGTCGCCCCGGACCTGCTCGAACTCATTCACATTCGGGCCAGCCAGGTCAACGGCTGCGGCGCCTGTGTCGAGTACGGGGTCACGGTCGCCCAGAAGCGGGGAGAGACGACCCAGCGGCTGCTCGCCCTGGCGAGTTGGCGCGAGACCCCCTTCTTCACCGAGCGGGAGCGGGCCGCCCTCGCCCTGACGGAGGCGGCGACCCGGATGGCCGACCGTCCGGACGCCGTTCCCGAGGAGATCTGGGACGCCGCGGCCGCCCACTTCGACGAGCGACAGCTCGCGGCGATCGTGCTGAAGATCGCGTTCACCAACGCCGCGAACCGGTTCAACGCGACCATCCGGCAACCGGCCGGGACGCTGTAGTCGCGCCCCGGCCCACGGGAGGCGATGGTTGACCGTGCCGAGGGCCCCGGCGGGATCGTCCCGCCGGGGCCCCTCATCGTCACCGATCCAGGTCAGGGACTCGCCGCGGTCCCCACCGTGTCGCGACCGCCGGCCGGGGTCGTGGCGGGATCCGTGGTCGTCGCCGACCCGGTGGTGGGACGGG is part of the Spiractinospora alimapuensis genome and harbors:
- a CDS encoding sigma-70 family RNA polymerase sigma factor, yielding MSGSSPEDALARSFEARRGGLTAMAARILGSRADAEDAVQEAWLRLARQDPSTIDNLGGWLHTVVGRVCVDVLRSRRSRPESSYDAEPPELSVTEDPGGPPEEDALLAESVGTALLLVLDTLSPVERVVFVLHDMFLVPFDEVATIVGRSTGATKMMASRARRKVRGAQAPVEERRRQRTVVDAFLAATRDGDFDRLLVVLAPDAAWRTHTPDGVVVTLGATEVASAALRGAAHLATGTRRVLVNGRPGIAAWDGSGAPLGVLACTVIDDRIVEILSIRDPRRLATIDLPAPPP
- a CDS encoding PucR family transcriptional regulator — its product is MSTEPTSDDLETIRAETAKRFERAMGELSTAAVALMEERLSWFRGMDAEDRSWVGLIAQSGVAAFVDWFKNPGRTRPPITAEVYGMAPRELTRSVTLQHTVEMIRIVIDVAETRVPELAAPGGEAQLREGILRYSRELAFSTAKVYARAAEARGAWDARLEALVVDALLHGDREEGLETWSAALGWKRSPVIALAGQLSEADTSVVDEIRGLARNQGHDVIAGVQGDRLIVVLGINRGQRDDDTMAAEHAFTAAAELAELYTSGPVVVGAATPDLRSASASVRAAVSGLRAAPAWPHAPRPVGAEELLPERALDGDDAAREQLYTDVYQPLQRASSPLLDTLAVYLEHGGSLEAAARTLFVHSNTVRYRLGRVAELTGRTPTNGRGAFALRVAVALGRLRERDNGN
- the purB gene encoding adenylosuccinate lyase, which codes for MTSAPLIPDVLATRYASAELAQLWSPAHKIVLERQLWIAVLRAQADLGVPVPSDAIADYERVIDQVDLGSIAERERVTRHDVKARIEEFNALAGHEQIHKGLTSRDLTENVEQLQIRDSLELLRDRIVAVLARLARLAGEHTTLVLPGRSHNVAAQATTLGKRFATAADELLIAYTRLAELMARYPLRGIKGPVGTAQDMLDLLDGDAGQLAELERRLATHLGFQHVLTSVGQVYPRSLDHDVLTALVQLAAAPSSLAMTIRLMAGHDLVTEGFRPGQVGSSAMPHKMNTRSCERVNGLMVVLRGYAAMTGELSGAQWNEGDVSCSVVRRVALPDAFFALDGLLETFLTVLDDFGAFPAVVQRELDHYLPFLATTKILMAAVRAGVGRETAHEAIKESAVAAALALREEGSGENDLLDRIAADSRIPLDRSALEALLADDMSFTGAAAEQVASVMRQVEAVVADHPNAATYTPGAIL
- a CDS encoding ATP-grasp domain-containing protein, coding for MPDRPVEIAIATAAKARGSDEDEPLLITALESAGLRARPVVWDDATTDWSAFGSVVVRSTWDYPLRRREFLAWADRVGSDRLRNGAEVLWWNTDKVYLRALARHGVAIVPTTWIAPDAAEVPLPDSGEYVVKPSVSAGSRDTARYVAGRDTGALEHVRRIQRSGRYVMVQPYVASVDATGETALVYLDGTFSHAVRKAPLLPPVGHATIEGLFAPEKITPQEPTASQRAAADHVVAVAHRFLGDLLYARVDLVDGPDGTPLLLELELSEPSLFLTHAPGSADRLAAAIATRTP
- a CDS encoding beta-ketoacyl-ACP synthase III, producing the protein MKSSPAVPGARVLAFGEYQPDTVVTNDDLAARLDTNDEWIRSRVGIAERRIAGPDEGVVDMGVTAGGKALAASGLSPDDIDMVIVATCTMPGQIPNAAAQTAARMGIKAPGAFDVNAACAGFCYAMAVANDAVRAGTARNALVIGSEKLSDYVDWDDRTTCVIFADGAGAAVVAPSDTPGIGPVVWGSSGERADKIILRDNLYLQQEGQAVFRWATTELYEVALEALDRAGVAPTELDAFVPHQANLRIVEGIARKLGAPQALIGRDIVTAGNTSSASIPLALGRMIGRGELASGSTVLTLGFGAGLSYAAQVIEVP
- a CDS encoding carboxymuconolactone decarboxylase family protein yields the protein MHARMTHPLTVLPEAMTAIQQANKAVSGAGVAPDLLELIHIRASQVNGCGACVEYGVTVAQKRGETTQRLLALASWRETPFFTERERAALALTEAATRMADRPDAVPEEIWDAAAAHFDERQLAAIVLKIAFTNAANRFNATIRQPAGTL
- a CDS encoding maleylpyruvate isomerase family mycothiol-dependent enzyme codes for the protein MDTESHLEHLRRAGDVLGSSAVRAGLDADVPTCPGWRVRDLIHHVGEVHRWAAANVAAVDAHQVPRAEALARDPVPHDDALVDWFADGLDALHRVLVAAPAGKPCWTFTPTADPLAFWARRQAHETVIHSVDADRAARAVTHDALTPELASDGVDELLTVLLPRLVARRGGDPSALSARERSLAVHTHDTNGRWFLHASPTAFTVSAGTDAEDGNAQCGVTGDAETVYLALWNRSDSPELMVSGDLSVMEWWRDSVHF
- a CDS encoding ACP S-malonyltransferase, with the translated sequence MLVIVAPGQGAQTPGFLSPWLELPGVADRVEYWSAVADLDLRRYGTTADADEIRDTAVAQPLLVSAGLLAAEQLGDTADAVAGHSVGEFTAAAFTGVLSPEAALVLVRERGRGMAEASATTPTGMTAVLGGDRAEVLEALATHGLTPANDNGSGQIVAAGTVEQLQALADAPPARARLRSLSVAGAFHTQHMTPAVERLGALAAGVLPGDPRTRLLSNADGAVVRSGRDYLNRLVAQVSSPVRWDLCTETLSDLGVTAIIELPPAGTLVGLAKRALRGVELLALKTPEDLDRARELIKEHAGSPSSSSEGL